From one Humulus lupulus chromosome 8, drHumLupu1.1, whole genome shotgun sequence genomic stretch:
- the LOC133797329 gene encoding protein TIFY 10A yields the protein MSVSSENAEFSAQKSGRFFEKPSFSQKCSMLSQYLKEKGSFGDLSLGMTRTIEPNGTTMNFFPAIENQTNMATPRDLKFMNLFPQQAGFGSSRPEGEAPKMADYSLNKPATGEPERAQMTIFYGGQVIVLNDFPADKAKEVMLLASQESSTNLTAQANQAKSNNAFPFNVTKNPIDSGVSAPPSPTVVPSFGGKAIQESVQQAPSPIACDLPIARKASLHRFLEKRKDRINARAPYQIPEVAASKSTEGNSWLGLAAQRTQ from the exons ATGTCGGTCTCATCGGAAAACGCAGAGTTTTCAGCCCAGAAATCGGGTAGGTTTTTTGAGAAGCCGAGTTTCTCTCAGAAGTGTAGTATGTTGAGTCAGTATCTGAAAGAGAAGGGTAGCTTTGGAGATCTAAGCCTAGGGATGACACGCACCATTGAACCAAACG GGACAACAATGAATTTTTTTCCTGCTATTGAAAACCAAACAAACATGGCAACCCCTCGAGACCTCAAGTTCATGAATTTGTTTCCTCAACAAGCTGGTTTTGGTTCCTCTCGTCCTGAGGGAGAGGCCCCCAAGATGGCAGATTATAG TCTGAACAAGCCTGCCACGGGAGAGCCTGAAAGAGCCCAAATGACTATCTTTTATGGTGGACAAGTAATTGTCTTAAATGACTTTCCAGCAGATAAGGCAAAAGAAGTGATGCTTTTGGCTAGCCAGGAAAGCTCCACCAACCTGACTGCCCAGGCCAACCAGGCAAAGAGCAACAATGCCTTCCCCTTTAATGTAACAAAGAATCCAATCGATTCTGGTGTTTCGGCTCCTCCAAGCCCGACTGTTGTTCCTAGCTTTGGCGGCAAAGCTATTCAGGAATCTGTTCAACAGGCACCGAGTCCTATCGCTTGTG ATCTACCAATTGCCAGGAAAGCTTCACTTCACCGATTTTTGGAGAAGAGAAAGGATAG aATTAACGCCAGAGCACCATACCAAATCCCAGAAGTAGCCGCATCAAAGTCAACTGAAGGCAACTCATGGCTAGGCTTGGCTGCACAGAGAACACAGTAG